One genomic segment of Erythrolamprus reginae isolate rEryReg1 chromosome 2, rEryReg1.hap1, whole genome shotgun sequence includes these proteins:
- the OTOP2 gene encoding proton channel OTOP2, translating to MTDVFGRKDSELKRDASIMGSGQKDDKSSFNPEHLPPVGPPVHRFSSISMPHSPKEVWKKGGRVFSILLAVNLILLACTLVSGGAFKNVKLHDYDAFFMLTVVMLIAIIWMLFYILNTSKRQAAIPHKDNHAGPIWLRGGLVLFAILTLVMDIFKTGYFSYYECLSVIKIMYPVVQAVFVIVQTYFLWVSAKDCVHVHLDLTRCGLMLLLTTNLAVWMSAVTDESVHKAESKKPGVNISHRMVDLKGSISDNCGCKSSICQIFKNGYFWLYPFNIEYSLFASAMIYVMWKNVGRIMDHHSNHIHHLKFKLFKRTYFLGFIMGILILASGIAVLIVYEIQINSKNKAKVKNQVLTMYYAFNIICLSLMSVISVGGSIVYRFDKRDMDREKNPTRTLDVALLMGAALGQYAISYYSIVATVASSPRDTINALNLTYSLLMIAQHTFQNIFIIEGLHRQSLKGESKADQPEKDIYGLTFVNLNAVSLRVPENGNALSPTSPGLAIQASHEITQSIGVSKNVCWRRRFLKESSLFLLLCNVILWIMPAFGARPQFDNTTELEFYGYPMWAAIVDICLPFGIFYRMHAVASLTEVYVMS from the exons ATGACCGACGTGTTTGGAAGGAAAGACAGTGAGCTCAAACGTGACGCTTCCATCATGGGTTCCGGCCAGAAGGATGACAAGAGCAGCTTTAATCCTGAACATTTACCACCTGTTGGCCCACCTGTACATAGGTTCTCCTCCATCTCTATGCCGCACAGCCCcaaggaagtttggaaaaaaggcGGGCGTGTTTTCTCTATCCTGCTAGCTGTCAACCTGATACTCCTAGCATGTACTCTTGTCAGTGGTGGGGCATTCAAAAACGTCAAGCTGCATGACTACGATGCCTTTTTCATGCTCACTGTTGTGATGCTGATTGCCATCATCTGGATGCTGTTCTATATCCTCAATACCTCCAAGCGGCAGGCTGCCATCCCTCACAAAGACAATCATGCAGGGCCTATCTGGCTAAGAG GTGGCTTGGTTTTGTTTGCAATCCTCACATTGGTGATGGATATATTCAAGACAGGATACTTCAGTTACTATGAGTGCTTATCAGTCATCAAAATCATGTATCCAGTTGTGCAGGCTGtgtttgtaattgtccag acTTATTTTCTGTGGGTCTCTGCCAAAGACTGTGTTCATGTACATTTGGATCTTACCAG ATGTGGATTGATGCTCCTGTTGACCACCAATCTAGCAGTGTGGATGTCAGCTGTAACAGATGAATCAGTGCATAAGGCTGAATCAAAAAAACCAGGTGTAAATATATCGCACAGGATGG tTGATCTAAAAGGAAGCATCTCTGACAACTGTGGTTGCAAAAGCAGCATCTGCCAAATCTTCAAGAACGGTTACTTTTGGCTTTATCCTTTCAATATTGAATACAGCCTTTTTGCTTCTGCCATGATCTATGTCATGTGGAAGAACGTGGGCCGCATCATGGACCACCATTCCAACCACATCCATCACCTCAAGTTTAAGCTGTTCAAGAGGACTTACTTTTTGGGTTTCATAATGGGAATCTTGATCCTGGCGTCCGGCATAGCAGTCCTGATTGTGTATGAAATCCAGATCAATTCGAAAAACAAAGCTAAAGTGAAGAACCAGGTGCTCACCATGTACTACGCTTTCAACATTATCTGCCTCAGCCTGATGTCAGTCATCTCCGTGGGTGGCTCCATCGTTTACAGATTTGACAAGAGAGACATGGACCGTGAGAAGAATCCAACTAGAACGCTTGACGTGGCCTTGCTAATGGGTGCAGCCTTAGGGCAATATGCCATTTCCTATTACTCTATAGTGGCCACTGTGGCCAGTTCACCAAGGGACACAATCAATGCCCTCAACTTGACCTACTCCTTGCTGATGATTGCCCAGCACACTTTCCAGAACATTTTCATAATTGAAGGCCTCCATCGACAGTCCTTAAAAGGGGAAAGCAAAGCAGACCAACCGGAGAAGGACATTTACGGTCTCACTTTTGTCAACTTAAATGCTGTATCGCTTCGCGTCCCTGAAAATGGAAACGCTTTATCGCCAACGTCTCCAGGACTAGCCATCCAGGCTTCCCACGAAATAACACAGTCCATCGGTGTCTCCAAGAATGTGTGCTGGCGGAGGAGGTTCTTAAAAGAAAGCTCATTATTCCTGCTCCTGTGTAACGTAATT CTTTGGATTATGCCTGCATTTGGAGCCCGGCCACAATTTGATAATACCACAGAGCTTGAATTCTACGGTTATCCCATGTGGGCTGCTATTGTGGACATCTGCTTGCCCTTTGGTATCTTCTACCGGATGCATGCTGTCGCTAGCTTAACGGAAGTCTACGTCATGTCCTAA